Proteins found in one Quercus robur chromosome 2, dhQueRobu3.1, whole genome shotgun sequence genomic segment:
- the LOC126699329 gene encoding uncharacterized protein LOC126699329 — MPRYSLILYLAVQETSMGCMLGQLNEPNQKEKKIYNLSKNFTSYEINYIAIERHVVPYHRPHMLLFEFDIVFVVQKAIKGQAIADYLANQPLNDPDFSKSLFLDEDVLVIELEPNNVEPWRWKLYFYRATNSTGNGVGAVLVSPKGQQIPVSIKLNFDCTNNVTEYEACIVGLQVTLEFGTYDLSFFGNSLLIISQI; from the exons ATGCCGAGATATTCATTGATTCTCTACCTAGCGGTGCAAGAGACATCCATGGGCTGCATGTTAGGCCAGCTAAATGAAcccaatcaaaaagagaagaagatttACAACCTAAGTAAGAACTTCACCAGCTATGAGATCAATTACATCGCCATCGAAAGGCATGTTGTGCCCTACCATAGGCCTCAT ATGTTGCTATTTGAGTTCGATATTGTGTTTGTAGTGCAAAAGGCCATCAAGGGCCAAGCCATAGCCGATTACCTAGCAAATCAACCATTGAATGATCCAGATTTCTCAAAATCCCTCTTCCTAGATGAGGATGTCTTGGTGATAGAGCTAGAACCCAATAATGTAGAACCATGGCGTTGGAAGCTTTATTTCTATAGAGCCACCAATAGCACTGGAAATGGAGTGGGAGCAGTTTTAGTATCCCCGAAAGGCCAACAAATCCCTGTTTCAATCAAGCTGAATTTCGATTGTACAAACAATGTTACAGAGTATGAGGCATGCATTGTGGGCTTACAAGTCACCTTGGAGTTTGGCACATATGATCTAAGCTTCTTTGGAAATTCCCTGTTGATCATCTCCCAAATATAG